The Nitrospirota bacterium genome contains a region encoding:
- the asd gene encoding aspartate-semialdehyde dehydrogenase, protein MKRVGFVGWRGMVGSVLMGRMLEEKDFGLVDPVFFTTSNVGGIGPKIGKDVPALKDAKNIDDLKAMEIIVSCQGGDYTSEVFPKLRAAGWNGIWIDAASTLRMDKDSIIVLDPVNMNVIQDGMAKGIKNYIGGNCTVSLMLLAIGGLYKAGLVEWMSAMTYQAASGAGANNMRELLKQMGEAHRAARVLLDDPASAILDIDREVAGTLRDKNFPTAHFGVPLAGSLIPWIDKQLDNGQSKEEWKGQAETNKILGREDNPIPIDGLCVRIGAMRCHSQALTIKLTRDVPLDEINGMIASHNQWVKLIPNQRDITMRELTPAAITGTLSVPVGRLRKMNMGPQFLAAFTCGDQLLWGAAEPLRRMLRIVVEK, encoded by the coding sequence ATGAAGCGAGTCGGATTTGTGGGATGGCGCGGTATGGTGGGCTCGGTGCTGATGGGCCGCATGCTTGAGGAGAAGGATTTCGGTCTTGTTGATCCGGTTTTTTTTACGACCTCGAATGTGGGCGGTATCGGCCCGAAGATCGGCAAGGACGTGCCTGCGCTGAAAGACGCCAAGAATATCGACGACCTCAAGGCAATGGAGATCATCGTCTCCTGTCAGGGCGGCGACTATACCTCAGAGGTCTTTCCCAAACTCCGTGCCGCAGGCTGGAACGGCATATGGATCGATGCAGCTTCAACGCTCCGCATGGACAAGGATTCGATCATCGTTCTTGATCCTGTGAATATGAACGTTATTCAGGACGGTATGGCAAAGGGGATTAAAAACTATATTGGCGGCAACTGTACGGTTTCGCTGATGCTCCTTGCCATAGGCGGACTCTATAAGGCAGGGCTTGTTGAATGGATGAGTGCTATGACCTACCAGGCCGCATCAGGAGCAGGTGCCAACAATATGCGCGAACTGCTGAAACAGATGGGAGAGGCGCACAGGGCTGCACGGGTTCTGCTCGATGACCCTGCATCTGCCATCCTTGACATTGACCGTGAGGTTGCAGGCACGCTTCGGGACAAGAACTTTCCGACAGCGCATTTCGGTGTTCCTCTTGCCGGTTCGCTTATTCCGTGGATAGACAAGCAGCTTGATAACGGCCAGAGCAAGGAAGAATGGAAAGGCCAGGCCGAGACGAATAAGATCCTTGGCCGCGAAGATAACCCGATTCCGATCGATGGCCTTTGCGTGCGTATTGGTGCAATGCGCTGCCACAGTCAGGCGCTCACCATCAAGCTCACCAGGGACGTGCCGCTGGATGAGATCAACGGGATGATCGCAAGTCATAACCAGTGGGTGAAACTGATACCGAACCAGCGCGATATAACCATGCGCGAGCTTACCCCTGCTGCGATCACCGGAACGCTCAGTGTCCCGGTCGGCCGTCTGCGCAAAATGAATATGGGCCCTCAGTTCCTTGCCGCATTTACCTGCGGAGACCAACTGCTTTGGGGTGCGGCGGAGCCGTTACGGCGGATGCTCAGGATTGTCGTAGAAAAATAA
- a CDS encoding YbaB/EbfC family nucleoid-associated protein yields MSKKMLGDLMRQAQKLQEEMMKAQEEAKKKTVEATAGGGMVTVVASGAGEIVSIKIEKDVVNPDDVEMLQDLILAATNEAIRRAQELVNSDMSKLTGGLNMPGMGNLGGMFGK; encoded by the coding sequence ATGTCTAAGAAAATGTTAGGAGACCTGATGCGTCAGGCACAGAAACTTCAGGAAGAGATGATGAAAGCACAGGAAGAGGCGAAAAAGAAGACGGTTGAGGCGACTGCCGGCGGCGGTATGGTCACCGTCGTTGCAAGCGGCGCCGGTGAAATCGTTTCAATAAAGATCGAGAAGGATGTGGTAAATCCTGACGATGTCGAAATGCTTCAGGACCTGATCCTTGCGGCCACCAATGAAGCTATCAGAAGAGCCCAGGAATTGGTCAACAGCGATATGTCCAAGCTCACAGGCGGGCTTAATATGCCGGGTATGGGCAATCTCGGCGGGATGTTCGGGAAATAA
- the recR gene encoding recombination protein RecR, whose product MHGIIENLINELTRLPGIGRKSAQRLAFFILSMPESEAMSIAEAIRTVKQTARFCSQCFNITDSELCEVCSDDSRDTSRIVVVEEPSNILVVERSKAFRCLYHVLLGALSPIDGITPEKLKIRELIERVKNNPVQEVIVATNPNTKGEITAQYIKEVLNPLGVRVTRIAYGLPMGSDIEFADEVTLSKALEGRREL is encoded by the coding sequence ATGCACGGGATAATCGAAAATCTGATTAATGAACTGACACGGCTGCCGGGGATCGGCAGGAAGTCTGCCCAAAGACTGGCCTTTTTTATCCTCTCGATGCCTGAATCAGAGGCCATGTCCATCGCAGAGGCAATCCGCACGGTTAAGCAGACCGCACGGTTTTGCAGCCAATGTTTTAACATCACTGACAGCGAACTCTGCGAGGTCTGCAGCGATGACTCACGCGACACGAGCAGAATTGTTGTGGTCGAAGAGCCGAGCAACATCCTTGTCGTGGAAAGGTCTAAGGCATTCCGCTGCCTGTATCATGTGCTCCTCGGCGCACTCTCCCCCATAGACGGCATAACGCCGGAGAAGCTGAAGATAAGAGAACTTATCGAACGGGTAAAGAACAATCCTGTGCAGGAAGTTATCGTTGCCACAAACCCCAACACAAAGGGAGAGATCACGGCCCAGTATATCAAGGAAGTGCTCAATCCGCTTGGTGTCAGAGTAACCCGTATAGCATACGGTCTGCCTATGGGGAGTGACATCGAGTTTGCAGATGAAGTTACGCTGAGCAAGGCACTTGAAGGAAGAAGGGAACTCTAA
- a CDS encoding Lrp/AsnC ligand binding domain-containing protein, whose protein sequence is MVTSIILINAERSKINDVAEQLAAMDGISEVYSVSGSYDLIAIARVPSNDDLADLVTKKMVSIDSIDRSETMLAFRAFSRHDLEAMFGVGM, encoded by the coding sequence ATGGTTACCTCAATCATCCTCATAAATGCAGAAAGATCTAAAATCAATGACGTGGCTGAGCAACTTGCCGCAATGGACGGGATATCCGAAGTCTACTCGGTTAGTGGCAGTTATGATCTCATTGCCATTGCCCGCGTCCCATCAAACGATGATCTTGCGGATCTTGTTACCAAGAAAATGGTTAGTATCGATTCCATTGACAGGTCCGAAACTATGCTCGCATTCAGGGCTTTTTCCCGTCATGACCTTGAAGCAATGTTCGGTGTAGGGATGTAG
- a CDS encoding DUF2132 domain-containing protein yields the protein MTDQQANNPLHGVTLEMMLTHLVEHYGWEEMSRLIRIRCFSYDPSIKSSLTFLRKTPWARKKVETLYQRQKKIRIKKKKISNKEE from the coding sequence ATGACTGACCAGCAGGCCAATAATCCCCTTCACGGCGTCACCCTCGAAATGATGCTTACCCACCTGGTGGAACATTACGGCTGGGAAGAGATGAGCAGGCTCATCAGGATCAGATGTTTCAGCTACGATCCCAGCATCAAGTCCAGCCTCACATTTCTGAGAAAGACGCCCTGGGCCAGAAAGAAAGTAGAAACTCTGTATCAGCGTCAGAAAAAAATCCGCATCAAGAAGAAAAAGATCAGCAATAAGGAGGAATAA
- a CDS encoding DUF1456 family protein, translating to MTNNEILKKLRIALNLKDTDIIEILKLADFDISKSELSALFRSEDQRNYRECGDQILRRFLNGLIIKTRGKKPE from the coding sequence ATGACCAACAATGAAATACTGAAGAAACTGAGGATTGCACTAAACCTGAAGGATACGGATATTATCGAGATATTAAAACTTGCGGACTTTGACATCTCAAAATCCGAACTGTCTGCCCTGTTTCGGAGCGAGGACCAGCGAAATTACCGGGAATGCGGCGACCAGATCCTCAGGCGTTTTTTAAACGGACTCATCATCAAAACCCGCGGCAAAAAACCTGAATAA
- a CDS encoding LPXTG cell wall anchor domain-containing protein, with protein sequence MISEKTPRVAVDQGYRMPVEAGFVMTSYDIMLLGIAGLLLLAMLVLRKRRERGNKAS encoded by the coding sequence GTGATCTCTGAAAAAACTCCGAGGGTGGCTGTCGATCAGGGATACCGCATGCCTGTTGAGGCAGGGTTCGTGATGACGTCGTATGACATCATGCTGCTGGGTATTGCAGGCTTACTGCTTCTGGCAATGCTTGTTCTGAGAAAAAGAAGAGAGAGGGGAAATAAAGCTTCTTAG